The Candidatus Omnitrophota bacterium genome segment GTCGTCGCATTTCGAAGGGATGCCGATCCTGGCGTTGGAAGCGCTGGCCTGCGGTTTGCCAGTCGTTTCCACGGCGGCTGGGGAAATCCCGGCGATTATCGAGAATGGACGATCGGGGCGCATCGTACGCGATTTCACGCCGCCAGCGCTGGCGGAAGCTTTGCGCGATGTCGTCTCGCATCCAGAGCCATACCGGCAAAAGTATTGCGTCCAAGCAGCCAGCCCTTACCAGCCCGCAGCGGCGCTGGCCGCGTTTTTTGCGGCGTTGCGCCAGTGGTCGAAAACGACATGACGGAAAACCGTATTACTCTCTTCGATATCCCCATCGACAATCTCTCGATAGAGGACGCCATCAATAAGATAATTCAGAGATTGGCGGGAGAAGGCGCAGTACGGATTTATTTCGTCAACGCCCATGGCGTGAACGTCTCGCGCATCGACTCCGAATATTTGCATATTTTGCAGAAGGGAGATTGCATTTTCGCCGACGGCGTTGGGATGCGCTGGGCGGCGCGGGCGATGGGGACGCCATTGTTGGACAACGTCAACGGCACGGATTTATTCCCCCGATTGTGCCCGCTTCTGCAAGAGAGTTCTTTTCGGGTGTTCCTTTTGGGCGCAGAGCTGGGCGTAGCGCAGAAAATGGCGGAAGAGATTTGCAAGAATTACCCCGGCCTTGCAATTAGCGGATGGCATCACGGATACTTTTCGCCGCAAGAAGAAGAAGAGGTTATCCAGAAAATCCGCGCCGTCAAAACGGACTTGTTGCTGGCGGCGCTGGGCGTACCCAAACAGGAGAAATGGCTGGACGAGCATCTGCATAAAACGGGGGCGCGAGTAGGAATAGGCGTCGGAGGATTGTTCGATTTCTATTCCAACCGCATTCCCCGCGCGCCCCGCTGGATGCGAAAGATGGGGCTGGAATGGTTGTACCGGTTGTATCGGGAACCCAAGCGATTATGGCGGAGGTATGTATTAGGAAATGGCTATTTCTTGCTATTGTTGGTTGCCGCCTATCTCAAAATTCCCTTGGATAAACTAGATAAATTCAAACCGCGCCTCGATTGAGGGACGCAAAGGTGAAAGAATGCGGCGGAGCATGAAACTCTAACGCCTTTACTTCAGTAATAAACTCATTATGATATATCAAAATTGATATTTATCCATTATCAAAAAATGATAAATATTTACATATCTATCAGATATTATTATATTTAATATGAACACTTTCAAATATCAAAATGAATTCTTATTTAAAGACTTATCCATGGTTGACTTTTCGATTGGATTTGCGCCAAGCCAAGCCGCGATTTTGGATTTTGCTGGGCGAAGCGCTATCCAAATGCGAGCATATTTCTGGCGTTCCCTTGCGTCCGGCGACGGCGAAAGAGTTGCATAACGTTTATCTGGCCAAAGGAATCATGGCGACCACGGCCATCGAGGGCAACACCCTGACGGAGAGCGAAGTCCGGGCGAGAATCGAGGGCGCCTTGCCGCTTCCTCCTTCCAAAGAGTATCTTGGTCAGGAGGTAGACAATATATTGGAAGCCTGCCATGAAATCGCCTCTCGCTTGTTCTCTCCCGGCTATAGCGAAAAAATAACGATCGAACAAATCAAAAATTACAACCGGCTGGTTTTAAAAAAATTGCCGTTGAGTTCCGAAGTAATTCCGGGGGAGATTCGAAAACACGCCGTAGGAGTCGGCCAATATCGCTGCCCGACTCCCGCCGAATGCAAAACGCTATTAGAAAAATTATGCGTTTTTTTAAACGAGGATTTTCAAGGTTCAGATCTGCCGCGCATGGCGTATTCCATTTTAAAAGCCATCATGGCTCATCTCTATCTCGCTTGGATTCATCCTTTCGGCGACGGCAATGGCCGGACGGCGCGTTTGCTGGAATTCGAAATTCTTTTAGCTGCCGGAACTCCTACGCCCGCCGCTCATCTTCTCAGCAACCACTACAATGCGACTCGGCATGAGTATTACCGGTTGCTGGATTACGCCAGCCGATCGGGAGGGGATGTCATGCCCTTTCTGGATTATGCGATTCAAGGTTTCGTGGACGGCTTGCGGGAACAATTGGCCATTATCCGGGAACAGCAGCATGACGTGGCGTGGCGAAATTACATTCACGAATTGTTTAAAGATAAAACCAGAAAAACAAATGTACGCCGCCGTCAATTAGCGTTGGATTTGTCTCAAATAAATGAACCCACGCCGGTTTCAAAAATCCGCCGGTTGAGTCCCCGGTTGGCGGAATACTACGCCCAAAAATCGCCTATAGTAATTTTACGGGATATCGACGATTTAATAAGAATGGGATTGGTGGAAAAAACCAAAGAAGGGATCCGAGCCAAACGAGAAATCATTCTATCCTTTCTACCGCAAACGCGGCGGGATACTTGATGAGCGCTTTTTTTAACTCGCGTTTCGTTATTCCATACCCCTTTCCCCAAAGAGAGAGCGCTTTCGAGGATTTTTGCTTTGGATAAAAAATTGGTTGAATTTGTAGGGAACTATAGTACACTATTGATAAGATTATGGAATTATACGCAACCGTTTGGAGTCTTGAGGCTTATTGTACGCAACGCGGAAAAACGCCTTTTATCGAATGGCTTGAATCCCTTGATAGGAGCGATCAAAAGAGGATTGAGGTTCGATTGGGTAAACTACGATATGGAAACTTTGGAGACAGCAAAAGCGTAGGCGAAGACGTTTACGAGTTGCGGTTCACTTTTGGAAAAGGATTTCGCATTTACTATGGTCGAGCTGGAAACCGGCTTATTTAATTGCTTTGCGGAGGGGATAAAAGTAGTCAACAGCAAGATATTAAACAGGCAAAAAACTATTGGAATCAATACAAAAAGGAATCGTCATGAGTCCTGCGATCGATTTTCACGCTTATAAATTGGAAAAAATCCGCGATCCCGAATACGCCAAGGAATACCTGCGGCTGGCTCTCGAAGACAGCCGCAAAGAAAACGATCGGCAACTCTTTTTACTTGCGTTGAGGGATGTAGTGGAAGCGCAAGGAGGCATTCCCGCGTTAGCCCCAAAAATCGACATGCCCAAACGAAGCTTATATAAAGCTATTTCGGAAAATGGAAATCCCCGCTTTCACACTCTCGAAAAAATTCTCGACGGCCTTGGTCTTCGATTGTCAGTAGAATCTGCGAGATAAAAAAACTCTGTCCATCCTACTTCTTCTCCCCGCCCGCTGTGACGCCGCCGGACATGACGAAGGCCATGACGTCGGAACTGTCCGCTTTTAGTCTCTCCACTTGATCCTTGGGGAAGAGAAAGAGGTTTCCCGCGAAGTTGAAGGATTGGGGCAGGTAGACGGCGACGTAATCCTCCAAGCCGAAATTCTTCAAACTTTCCCGCGTAACGAAGCCGATGACCTTGGCGGCGCCGCCGGGGATGAGGGTTACGGCAACGGGCTTGTCGAAACTCTTTTTATCTCCAACGAAGGCGCCGATAAGATCCTTGATGGAGGAATAGAAAATTTTGAGCAGGGGCAGACGGGCGAAAAGCCGGTCGATCAAATCGAAAAACCATCGGAAAAGAACGCTGGAAGCCAAATAACCAACTGTGATAATGATCACCAGCGTGGCCAGAAAGCCGAATCCTGGAATATTGAAGGGAAGAATGCCTCGCAGCAGGCCGTCGATAAACGTAAAGAGTTTGATTATGGCGTAAATCGTTGCGATTAAGGGGACCAGAACCAACAGCCCTTTTCCAAAGTTCTTGGTGATGGATTTCATCTTTTACTCCTCA includes the following:
- a CDS encoding transcriptional regulator — its product is MSPAIDFHAYKLEKIRDPEYAKEYLRLALEDSRKENDRQLFLLALRDVVEAQGGIPALAPKIDMPKRSLYKAISENGNPRFHTLEKILDGLGLRLSVESAR
- a CDS encoding WecB/TagA/CpsF family glycosyltransferase; amino-acid sequence: MTENRITLFDIPIDNLSIEDAINKIIQRLAGEGAVRIYFVNAHGVNVSRIDSEYLHILQKGDCIFADGVGMRWAARAMGTPLLDNVNGTDLFPRLCPLLQESSFRVFLLGAELGVAQKMAEEICKNYPGLAISGWHHGYFSPQEEEEVIQKIRAVKTDLLLAALGVPKQEKWLDEHLHKTGARVGIGVGGLFDFYSNRIPRAPRWMRKMGLEWLYRLYREPKRLWRRYVLGNGYFLLLLVAAYLKIPLDKLDKFKPRLD
- a CDS encoding Fic family protein, whose amino-acid sequence is MNSYLKTYPWLTFRLDLRQAKPRFWILLGEALSKCEHISGVPLRPATAKELHNVYLAKGIMATTAIEGNTLTESEVRARIEGALPLPPSKEYLGQEVDNILEACHEIASRLFSPGYSEKITIEQIKNYNRLVLKKLPLSSEVIPGEIRKHAVGVGQYRCPTPAECKTLLEKLCVFLNEDFQGSDLPRMAYSILKAIMAHLYLAWIHPFGDGNGRTARLLEFEILLAAGTPTPAAHLLSNHYNATRHEYYRLLDYASRSGGDVMPFLDYAIQGFVDGLREQLAIIREQQHDVAWRNYIHELFKDKTRKTNVRRRQLALDLSQINEPTPVSKIRRLSPRLAEYYAQKSPIVILRDIDDLIRMGLVEKTKEGIRAKREIILSFLPQTRRDT
- a CDS encoding DUF502 domain-containing protein; this encodes MKSITKNFGKGLLVLVPLIATIYAIIKLFTFIDGLLRGILPFNIPGFGFLATLVIIITVGYLASSVLFRWFFDLIDRLFARLPLLKIFYSSIKDLIGAFVGDKKSFDKPVAVTLIPGGAAKVIGFVTRESLKNFGLEDYVAVYLPQSFNFAGNLFLFPKDQVERLKADSSDVMAFVMSGGVTAGGEKK